Proteins from one Kiritimatiellia bacterium genomic window:
- a CDS encoding NupC/NupG family nucleoside CNT transporter, protein MDLHQIISLFGTVILLFIGWLFCKHRKSVRWRTILWGTALQLVFALLVLKTPPGRWLFNFMNDAIVKLLSFQEEGGKFVFNALSIPVGQPGSMGFFFAFQVLTTIVFFSSLISVLYYLGVMQKLVVFFARIMFVTCQTSGAETLSASANIFVGQTEAPLLVRPYIKDMTESELMCVMVGGMATVAGGVMAAYVGMLKGYFPDIAGHLLAASVMSAPAALVMAKIMIPETGLPKTHGTVAIAYKDPSVNVIEAAANGATMGMHLAFNVGAMLVAFMSLLAMANWAVEHVIGWLGPEGVTLERLFGWVFAPLAWIMGAPWKDCQVLGRLMGEKTVLNEFVAYTSLMKHVAAHPGALSYRSYVIATYALCGFSNFLSIGIQIGGIGAIAPNRKRDLAKLGLYALVGGSLASFMTATIAGILIP, encoded by the coding sequence ATGGACCTCCACCAGATCATCAGCCTGTTCGGCACCGTCATCCTGCTCTTTATCGGTTGGCTGTTCTGCAAGCACCGGAAGAGCGTCCGCTGGCGCACGATCCTGTGGGGCACGGCGCTGCAACTGGTCTTTGCCCTGCTGGTTCTCAAGACGCCGCCCGGGCGCTGGCTGTTCAATTTCATGAACGATGCCATCGTCAAGCTCCTGTCGTTCCAGGAGGAGGGCGGCAAGTTCGTCTTCAACGCGCTGTCCATCCCCGTCGGCCAGCCCGGCTCCATGGGCTTCTTCTTCGCCTTCCAGGTCCTCACCACGATCGTTTTCTTTTCGTCCCTGATCTCCGTGCTCTACTACCTGGGCGTCATGCAGAAGCTGGTGGTGTTCTTCGCGCGGATCATGTTCGTCACCTGCCAGACCTCCGGCGCGGAGACGCTCTCCGCCTCGGCGAACATCTTCGTCGGCCAGACCGAGGCCCCGCTGCTCGTCCGGCCGTACATCAAGGACATGACCGAATCCGAGCTGATGTGCGTCATGGTCGGTGGCATGGCGACCGTGGCGGGCGGCGTGATGGCCGCGTACGTCGGCATGCTGAAGGGCTATTTCCCGGACATCGCCGGCCACCTGCTGGCCGCGAGCGTCATGTCCGCACCGGCCGCCCTGGTGATGGCGAAGATCATGATCCCGGAGACCGGGCTCCCGAAAACCCACGGCACGGTCGCCATCGCCTACAAGGATCCGAGCGTCAACGTGATCGAGGCGGCCGCCAACGGCGCCACGATGGGCATGCACCTGGCCTTCAACGTGGGGGCCATGCTGGTGGCGTTCATGTCGCTGCTGGCGATGGCCAACTGGGCCGTCGAGCACGTGATCGGCTGGCTCGGGCCGGAGGGCGTGACGCTCGAGAGGCTCTTCGGATGGGTCTTTGCGCCGCTGGCCTGGATCATGGGCGCGCCGTGGAAGGACTGCCAGGTGCTCGGCCGGCTGATGGGCGAGAAAACGGTGCTGAACGAATTTGTGGCCTACACGAGTTTGATGAAGCACGTCGCCGCGCACCCGGGGGCGCTGTCGTACCGCTCCTACGTGATCGCCACCTACGCGCTCTGCGGGTTCTCGAACTTCCTGTCCATCGGCATCCAGATCGGCGGCATCGGCGCCATCGCCCCGAACCGCAAGCGGGACCTGGCGAAGCTGGGCCTCTACGCGCTCGTCGGCGGCTCGCTGGCCTCCTTCATGACCGCCACCATAGCGGGGATACTCATCCCTTGA
- a CDS encoding NCS1 family nucleobase:cation symporter-1: MEREINGIHEWDGELTGPLASRDMAPVRLADRKWNRWDIAALWVGMAVCIPTYMLASSLIAGGMNWWQAVLTIFLGNVIVLIPMVLNAHAGTKYGIPFPVFARASFGLQGTHVPCVLRAIVGCGWFGIQAWIGGAATHQILSAVFEGWRHLPVLDLGILGIQPVGAWLGFLIFWAANLAIVIRGIESIRWLEKIAAPFLLLIGLALLAWALVRAQGFGPMLGKPSAFKTSADFWEYFFPALTGMVGYWATLSLNIPDFTRYAKSQRDQVVGQALGLNTTMPLYSFIGVAVTSATVVIFGREIWDPVQLLAEFKSPALVILSMVALWIATLTTNLAANVVAPANSLSNLWPRRISFRLGAILTCVIGVVIMPWKLLETPGGYIFTWLVGYSGLLGPIAGILIADYYLVRRMRLDLGALYGVGDRYRYRAGFNPAAMVALAVAILVNLPGFLAEIRVLDDTTSRLAAAAHRLYSYAWFVGFAVAFILYLLLCRPARAKE, from the coding sequence ATGGAACGCGAAATCAACGGGATCCACGAGTGGGACGGCGAGCTGACCGGCCCGCTGGCGAGCCGGGACATGGCGCCGGTCCGCCTCGCGGACCGGAAGTGGAACCGGTGGGACATCGCCGCGCTCTGGGTCGGCATGGCCGTCTGCATCCCCACGTACATGCTCGCCTCCAGCCTGATCGCGGGCGGCATGAACTGGTGGCAGGCCGTTCTCACGATCTTCCTGGGCAACGTCATTGTCTTGATCCCCATGGTGCTCAACGCGCATGCCGGCACGAAGTACGGCATTCCCTTCCCGGTTTTTGCCCGCGCTTCTTTCGGCCTCCAGGGAACCCATGTCCCCTGCGTGCTTCGCGCCATCGTCGGCTGCGGGTGGTTCGGCATCCAGGCGTGGATCGGCGGGGCGGCGACGCATCAGATTCTTTCCGCGGTGTTCGAAGGCTGGCGCCACCTGCCGGTCCTCGATCTCGGCATCCTGGGGATTCAGCCGGTGGGCGCCTGGCTCGGGTTCCTGATCTTCTGGGCGGCGAACCTGGCCATCGTCATCCGGGGCATCGAATCCATCCGGTGGTTGGAAAAAATCGCCGCGCCCTTCCTGTTGCTGATCGGCCTGGCGCTGCTGGCCTGGGCGCTGGTGCGCGCGCAGGGGTTCGGGCCGATGCTCGGCAAGCCGTCCGCGTTCAAAACCTCCGCGGATTTCTGGGAATATTTCTTCCCGGCGCTGACCGGCATGGTTGGCTACTGGGCCACGCTGTCGCTCAATATCCCGGATTTCACGCGCTACGCGAAAAGCCAGCGGGACCAGGTCGTCGGCCAGGCGCTGGGCCTGAACACCACGATGCCCCTCTACTCCTTCATCGGCGTGGCCGTGACCTCGGCGACCGTGGTCATCTTCGGGCGGGAGATATGGGACCCCGTCCAACTGTTGGCGGAGTTCAAGAGCCCGGCCCTGGTCATCCTGTCGATGGTCGCCCTCTGGATCGCGACGCTGACCACGAACCTGGCGGCCAACGTGGTCGCCCCGGCCAACAGCCTCTCCAACCTCTGGCCGCGTCGGATCTCCTTCCGCCTCGGCGCCATCCTGACCTGTGTGATCGGGGTGGTGATCATGCCGTGGAAACTGCTGGAGACGCCGGGCGGATACATCTTCACGTGGCTGGTCGGCTATTCCGGCCTGCTGGGGCCCATCGCCGGCATCCTGATCGCGGACTACTACCTTGTGCGCCGGATGCGGCTGGACCTTGGCGCCCTGTACGGCGTGGGCGACCGGTATCGTTATCGCGCCGGCTTCAATCCGGCCGCCATGGTCGCGCTGGCGGTCGCCATCCTGGTCAACTTGCCGGGGTTCCTCGCGGAGATCCGGGTGCTGGATGACACGACCTCCAGGCTTGCAGCCGCGGCGCACCGGCTCTACAGCTATGCTTGGTTCGTCGGGTTTGCCGTGGCTTTTATCCTGTATCTCCTCCTGTGCCGGCCGGCCCGCGCCAAGGAGTAA
- a CDS encoding aminotransferase class III-fold pyridoxal phosphate-dependent enzyme, with amino-acid sequence MNKEKIAEIKQWDAEHVIYPWKTQGWYKPILMERAEGIHMYDAEGKRYIDFCSGLLNINIGHGNKHVLDAMKAQMDKLCYVASTFTTEPKARLAKMISEVTPGDLDYVFFTNAGAEAVENAIKAVRWYTGRQKIYSNWRGYHGATSGAITLTGDPRRIPCEPGIPGAGKFFGPYCYRCPFGYKDEKTCKIQCLETLKTQIMLEGPKTIAGIFMEPIVGTNGIIIPPVEFMKGVRQICDENGILLVMDEVMAGWGRSGTWFGCEHFGIVPDIITAAKGLTSGYVQLGVMIWSKKVWDFFKEKPFISGLTYYGHALGCAAGVANLEVYKSEGLIEKSRINGDYLNNKLWTLYERHPSIGDVRCKGLWACLELVSDRKTREPLAGYADAKRNVMGEFTKRILEMGLWAFAKWDYIFLAPPLIITPEQIDEAVAILDKALEYPDSLLKTT; translated from the coding sequence GGGCAAGCGGTACATTGATTTCTGCTCCGGCCTGCTGAACATCAACATCGGCCACGGCAACAAGCATGTCCTCGACGCCATGAAGGCGCAGATGGACAAGCTGTGCTACGTGGCCTCGACGTTCACCACCGAGCCCAAGGCCCGGCTGGCGAAGATGATCTCCGAGGTGACGCCGGGCGACTTGGACTACGTTTTCTTCACGAATGCCGGCGCGGAGGCGGTGGAGAATGCGATCAAGGCCGTGCGGTGGTACACCGGCCGGCAGAAAATCTACTCCAACTGGCGCGGCTACCACGGGGCGACGTCGGGCGCCATCACGCTGACCGGCGACCCGCGGCGCATCCCGTGCGAGCCGGGCATCCCCGGCGCGGGCAAGTTCTTCGGGCCGTACTGCTACCGCTGCCCGTTCGGCTATAAAGATGAGAAGACCTGCAAGATCCAGTGTCTGGAGACCCTCAAGACGCAGATCATGCTCGAGGGGCCCAAGACGATCGCGGGCATCTTCATGGAGCCGATCGTCGGCACCAACGGCATCATCATCCCGCCGGTGGAGTTCATGAAGGGGGTGCGGCAGATTTGCGACGAGAACGGCATCCTGCTGGTCATGGACGAGGTCATGGCGGGGTGGGGCCGCTCGGGAACGTGGTTCGGCTGCGAGCACTTCGGGATCGTGCCGGACATCATCACGGCGGCGAAGGGCCTGACCTCGGGCTACGTTCAGTTGGGCGTGATGATCTGGAGCAAGAAGGTCTGGGACTTTTTCAAGGAGAAACCATTCATCAGCGGCCTTACCTACTACGGGCATGCCCTCGGCTGCGCGGCGGGCGTGGCGAACCTGGAAGTGTATAAGAGCGAGGGGCTGATCGAGAAATCGCGGATCAACGGCGATTACCTCAACAACAAACTCTGGACGCTCTACGAGCGGCATCCCTCGATCGGCGACGTGCGCTGCAAGGGGCTCTGGGCCTGCCTGGAGCTGGTGTCCGACCGCAAGACCCGGGAGCCGCTGGCCGGCTATGCCGACGCGAAGCGAAACGTGATGGGCGAGTTCACCAAGCGAATCCTGGAGATGGGCCTCTGGGCGTTCGCCAAGTGGGACTATATCTTCCTCGCGCCGCCCCTGATCATCACGCCGGAGCAGATCGACGAGGCCGTGGCCATCCTGGACAAGGCGCTGGAATACCCGGATTCGCTGCTCAAGACCACATGA